In the Sediminibacter sp. Hel_I_10 genome, one interval contains:
- a CDS encoding trypsin-like peptidase domain-containing protein has product MKKILSLVFVSVLGGVISLSAYLLIIDQEGALAQDTNVTQSTSFIPTAYNSGIAGVSTAEAPDFIKAAENSVHAVVHVKNTAIVSSAPSLQDFFYGKQAQPRTQIGTGSGVIISPDGYIITNNHVIAGSNKISITLNDNRVYEAKLIGTDEKTDIALLKIEADDELPSIQFGDSDNARVGEWVLAVGNPFNLTSTVTAGIISAKARDLSGKNSQSFIQTDAAVNPGNSGGALVNAKGELIGINTAITSQTGSYIGYSFAVPSNIARKVVEDIIEFGDVQNGILGVSILNRNSEEAISKGINEIDGVYVSAVEDNSGAKKSGIKSGDIIKKLDNVEVSKFSDLSGYLKTKRPEDIVNVEVLRDNTLKTIPVKLSKSDIISVDFMEMELRNLSSEFKQKYDIDKGVMVTDTENAFLYKRLGIARGAIITGINDLEIKNVEDIADFKERYGDAINSLEKLKYIIDSSMEEKEVYFTKPD; this is encoded by the coding sequence ATGAAAAAGATTTTATCCTTAGTATTTGTTTCTGTGCTAGGTGGAGTAATATCATTATCTGCCTATCTCTTAATTATTGACCAAGAAGGGGCTTTAGCCCAAGACACTAACGTCACACAATCCACATCGTTTATTCCTACGGCATACAATTCTGGAATTGCAGGAGTGTCTACTGCTGAAGCACCCGATTTTATTAAAGCTGCTGAAAATAGCGTTCATGCTGTAGTGCACGTTAAAAATACAGCCATTGTATCATCGGCACCGAGTTTGCAAGATTTTTTCTACGGAAAACAAGCACAACCGAGAACACAAATAGGCACAGGAAGTGGGGTGATTATTTCTCCTGACGGCTATATCATTACCAACAATCACGTGATTGCGGGCTCTAATAAAATCTCAATTACCTTAAATGATAACCGTGTTTATGAGGCCAAACTCATTGGTACAGATGAGAAAACCGACATCGCACTTTTAAAAATTGAGGCCGATGATGAGTTACCATCCATACAATTTGGAGACTCAGACAATGCGAGAGTTGGCGAATGGGTTTTAGCCGTTGGAAATCCGTTCAACCTAACCTCTACTGTAACCGCAGGAATTATTAGCGCTAAAGCGAGAGACTTATCTGGTAAAAATTCACAATCATTTATACAAACCGATGCCGCGGTAAATCCAGGGAATTCTGGAGGTGCTTTAGTTAATGCGAAAGGTGAGCTTATTGGAATCAATACGGCTATTACCTCTCAAACTGGGTCTTACATAGGATACTCTTTTGCGGTGCCAAGTAATATTGCAAGAAAAGTAGTTGAGGATATCATAGAATTTGGAGACGTACAAAACGGGATTCTTGGGGTATCTATTTTGAACAGAAATTCTGAAGAAGCTATTTCAAAAGGTATTAATGAAATTGACGGGGTTTATGTGAGTGCCGTAGAAGATAATTCTGGAGCTAAAAAATCTGGAATCAAATCAGGCGATATTATCAAAAAGTTAGACAATGTAGAAGTTTCTAAATTTTCAGACTTAAGCGGATACTTAAAAACAAAACGTCCAGAGGATATCGTCAATGTAGAAGTGTTGAGAGATAATACTCTAAAAACGATTCCGGTCAAATTATCAAAAAGCGATATTATAAGCGTTGACTTTATGGAAATGGAATTACGCAATCTGTCTTCAGAATTCAAGCAAAAATATGACATTGATAAAGGCGTGATGGTCACCGATACTGAAAATGCGTTTCTATACAAACGATTAGGAATTGCAAGAGGTGCCATTATTACAGGTATTAATGATTTAGAAATTAAAAATGTAGAAGATATTGCAGACTTTAAAGAACGCTATGGCGATGCCATAAACAGTCTAGAAAAGTTGAAATATATCATAGATAGTAGCATGGAGGAAAAAGAGGTTTATTTCACAAAACCAGATTAA
- the mltG gene encoding endolytic transglycosylase MltG, whose product MYIKKILWTITLIGLVAAAIFAYYIYNAMLSPNTAFNNEQAYIYVPTNASYADVVEQLEPLLDDLESFDALAKQKKYNTNLKAGRFAIKKGMTNNDIINSIRSNNLPVQLAFNNQESIAKLAGRVSQQIEADSSDLLEAMTDEAFLTKSGFNKKSALGMYIPNSYEFFWNSSAETFRDRMLKEYNRFWNESRNAKAKAIGLSRDEVMTLASIVHEESKQPSEQPRIAGVYLNRIRIGMPLQADPTLKFAAYQLPQYKNTVIKRVLNVHKEIASPYNTYKNSGLPPGLITMPDITAIDAVLNPEKHNYIYFAADAKKIGYHKFAKTLAQHNQNAREYQRYLSAQGINK is encoded by the coding sequence ATGTATATTAAGAAAATACTTTGGACCATTACACTTATAGGATTAGTAGCAGCTGCTATTTTTGCCTACTATATTTATAATGCCATGCTGTCTCCTAATACAGCCTTCAATAATGAACAGGCTTATATTTACGTGCCAACCAACGCCTCTTATGCTGATGTCGTAGAGCAATTAGAACCTTTGTTGGACGATTTAGAATCTTTTGATGCTCTAGCGAAACAGAAAAAGTATAATACCAATCTTAAAGCGGGTCGTTTTGCCATTAAAAAAGGCATGACGAATAATGACATTATCAATTCTATACGAAGTAATAACTTACCGGTTCAATTGGCATTTAATAATCAAGAATCTATTGCAAAACTGGCAGGGCGTGTAAGTCAGCAAATTGAGGCAGATAGTAGTGATCTTTTAGAAGCAATGACGGATGAGGCGTTTTTGACGAAGAGCGGATTCAATAAAAAGTCAGCCTTAGGCATGTACATTCCCAATAGCTATGAATTTTTCTGGAATAGTTCTGCGGAAACGTTTAGAGACCGGATGCTAAAGGAGTACAATAGGTTTTGGAACGAGAGCAGAAATGCAAAGGCCAAAGCCATTGGATTATCAAGAGACGAAGTCATGACCTTAGCGTCTATAGTTCATGAGGAATCTAAGCAACCGAGTGAACAACCCCGAATTGCAGGTGTTTACCTAAATAGAATTCGAATTGGAATGCCGCTTCAAGCTGATCCTACATTAAAGTTTGCAGCCTATCAATTGCCACAATATAAAAATACAGTCATTAAGCGGGTGCTTAATGTTCATAAAGAGATAGCCTCTCCTTATAATACCTATAAAAATTCAGGCCTACCTCCTGGGTTAATTACCATGCCAGATATTACTGCTATAGACGCTGTGCTTAATCCCGAAAAGCACAACTACATCTATTTTGCTGCAGATGCTAAAAAAATAGGCTATCATAAATTTGCTAAAACTTTAGCACAGCATAATCAAAATGCAAGAGAATACCAGCGTTATTTGTCTGCTCAAGGTATCAATAAGTAA
- a CDS encoding GNAT family N-acetyltransferase, giving the protein MDTLKGNLIFLRALEPEDLDYIHAIENDEDVWELSNTVTPYSKFLIQEYLDSAHRDIYEVKQLRLVICRVEDEHPIGLIDVFDFDAKHRRAGIGIIIKSAEDRHKGFGKEALQLLMAYCHEHLDLHQLYCNISEANERSLKLFKSVQFEIIGLKKDWNYIKGHYQNEYSLQRIFS; this is encoded by the coding sequence ATGGACACTTTAAAAGGAAATCTCATATTTTTAAGGGCTTTAGAGCCTGAAGATCTCGACTATATTCATGCTATAGAAAATGATGAAGATGTATGGGAGTTGAGCAATACGGTTACACCATATTCTAAATTTTTAATTCAGGAATATTTAGATAGCGCACATAGAGATATCTATGAGGTAAAACAATTGCGCTTGGTGATTTGTCGTGTTGAAGATGAACACCCTATTGGATTAATTGATGTTTTTGATTTTGATGCGAAGCATAGACGCGCAGGCATTGGGATCATTATTAAATCTGCAGAAGATAGGCACAAAGGTTTTGGAAAAGAGGCTCTACAATTATTAATGGCGTATTGTCACGAACATTTGGACCTACATCAACTGTATTGTAACATTTCCGAAGCTAACGAACGTAGTTTAAAGCTCTTTAAAAGCGTTCAATTTGAAATTATTGGTCTCAAGAAAGATTGGAATTACATCAAGGGACACTACCAAAACGAATATAGTTTACAACGAATTTTTAGCTAA
- a CDS encoding glyceraldehyde-3-phosphate dehydrogenase, which translates to MSLIGTYENELAFQADRRRATVEFIKIVSDLWYENSIELVLFRNQLIDRNVSEILNLHEYAGEFVGKPISIFDSVEIAQAIKTLNLPPAKLDIGKLTYEFHLEDQKYSNATGFVADKLSDAKKTKAIKPKDVVLYGFGRIGRLVARELMTKTGKGSQMRLRAIVTRGKIDATVLQKRASLLRNDSVHGDFSGTVLTDIENQALIINGTTVKIISADTPESIDYTAYGISDALIIDNTGAFRDKAALSRHLKAKGVAKVLLTAPGKEIPNIVHGVNHTEHHPDKVDIFSAASCTTNAITPILKAMEDSFGVLSGHLETIHAYTNDQNLVDNFHGKYRRGRAAALNMVITETGAGKAVTKALPSFEGKLTSNAIRVPVPNGSLAILNLELNSETTVEGINTIMKKYALEGALVEQIKYEMNDELVSSDIVGSSAPAIYDSKATIVRADGKNAILYIWYDNEYGYSHQVIRLAKYIAKVRRYTYY; encoded by the coding sequence ATGTCTTTAATCGGAACTTACGAAAACGAGCTCGCCTTTCAGGCCGATCGTCGAAGAGCAACAGTAGAATTCATCAAGATTGTTAGTGATCTTTGGTATGAAAACTCCATTGAACTGGTGCTTTTTAGAAATCAACTTATTGATCGCAATGTGAGCGAAATTTTAAACCTTCATGAGTATGCAGGTGAGTTTGTTGGCAAGCCTATTTCTATCTTTGATTCGGTAGAAATTGCTCAAGCCATCAAAACGCTTAATTTACCACCGGCAAAATTAGATATTGGGAAACTTACTTATGAGTTTCATCTAGAAGATCAAAAATATAGCAATGCGACGGGGTTTGTAGCTGATAAATTATCAGATGCCAAAAAAACGAAGGCCATCAAACCAAAAGATGTCGTTCTTTACGGTTTTGGACGTATTGGTCGTTTAGTAGCCAGAGAATTAATGACCAAAACTGGTAAAGGCAGTCAAATGCGTCTTAGAGCGATTGTTACCCGCGGTAAAATTGATGCCACGGTACTGCAAAAAAGAGCTTCGCTTTTACGCAATGATTCTGTACACGGCGATTTTTCTGGAACCGTTCTTACCGATATAGAGAACCAAGCGCTTATTATTAACGGAACTACAGTAAAGATCATTTCCGCAGATACACCTGAATCTATTGATTATACCGCTTATGGCATATCAGATGCGCTTATTATTGATAACACAGGTGCTTTTAGAGATAAAGCGGCCTTAAGCAGACATTTAAAAGCCAAAGGTGTCGCCAAAGTATTGTTGACGGCTCCAGGAAAAGAGATTCCTAATATTGTGCATGGTGTTAATCACACAGAGCACCATCCTGATAAAGTAGATATCTTCTCAGCCGCATCGTGTACAACAAATGCCATTACGCCTATTTTAAAGGCTATGGAAGATTCATTTGGTGTGTTAAGTGGGCATTTAGAAACCATTCACGCCTATACTAATGATCAAAACCTGGTAGACAATTTCCACGGAAAATACCGTCGTGGTAGAGCTGCCGCCTTAAATATGGTCATTACAGAAACTGGTGCAGGAAAAGCGGTGACCAAAGCACTGCCTTCATTTGAAGGAAAATTGACCTCAAATGCTATTAGAGTTCCCGTACCTAATGGGTCTTTAGCCATATTAAATTTAGAGCTCAATTCTGAAACTACAGTAGAAGGTATCAATACCATTATGAAAAAATACGCTTTAGAAGGTGCCCTTGTAGAGCAAATCAAATATGAGATGAATGATGAATTGGTTTCCAGCGATATCGTTGGCAGCTCTGCTCCTGCTATCTATGATAGTAAAGCTACCATTGTTCGTGCAGATGGAAAAAATGCCATCTTGTATATTTGGTATGATAACGAATATGGATACAGTCATCAAGTCATTCGTTTGGCAAAATACATTGCCAAAGTAAGACGCTATACGTATTACTAG
- the dapF gene encoding diaminopimelate epimerase yields MTLTFYKYQGTGNDFVMVDNRRNVIGNYNAKQIAFLCDRRFGIGADGLILLENHESADFKMIYFNSDGNQSSMCGNGGRCIVAFAKFLSIIEDEASFEAIDGMHQAKIENDIVHLQMQDVSTLETFDTHTFLDTGSPHHVALTENLKGLDVKVEGAKIRFGTPYGRSGTNVNFVSKLDTAEFAVRTYERGVEDETLSCGTGVTAVALAMNSIGKTDQNLVTLQTMGGALQVSFEKEQKAYTNIWLIGKATQVFKGDIEWTL; encoded by the coding sequence ATGACACTTACATTTTATAAATATCAGGGTACGGGCAACGACTTTGTGATGGTTGATAATCGTCGCAATGTTATAGGCAATTATAATGCCAAACAGATTGCCTTTTTGTGCGATAGGCGTTTTGGTATAGGAGCCGATGGTTTAATTTTATTAGAGAACCACGAAAGCGCCGATTTTAAAATGATCTATTTTAATTCTGATGGAAACCAAAGTTCCATGTGTGGCAATGGTGGCAGATGTATTGTTGCTTTTGCCAAGTTTCTCAGCATCATTGAAGATGAGGCCAGCTTTGAGGCCATTGACGGGATGCACCAAGCTAAAATTGAAAACGACATTGTACATCTGCAAATGCAAGATGTTAGTACCTTAGAAACTTTTGACACACATACGTTTTTAGATACAGGTTCACCGCACCATGTTGCACTTACCGAAAATTTAAAAGGTCTTGATGTTAAGGTAGAAGGTGCAAAAATTAGATTTGGAACGCCTTATGGGCGCTCGGGTACTAATGTAAATTTTGTGAGTAAATTAGATACAGCTGAGTTTGCTGTACGTACTTATGAGCGTGGTGTAGAAGATGAGACGCTGTCGTGTGGTACAGGAGTAACCGCGGTAGCACTGGCCATGAATTCTATTGGCAAAACAGATCAAAACTTAGTCACCCTTCAAACTATGGGTGGAGCGCTACAAGTGTCTTTCGAAAAAGAACAAAAAGCATATACAAACATCTGGCTCATTGGCAAAGCAACTCAGGTTTTTAAAGGAGACATAGAATGGACACTTTAA
- a CDS encoding sodium:alanine symporter family protein, with protein MKSIDHIISEFSSLAWGLPLLILLIGGGLYLLVRSRFLPFTFFGHALRVLRGKYDDPNDPGEISHFKALTTALSSTIGMGNIAGVALAISVGGPGAMFWMWVSAIVGMSTKFFTSTLAIMYRGKDSNGELQGGPMYFIVEGLGKQWKPLAIMFSVFGMLGALPVVNVNQLKQAVNDILLVPNGIEVSLYTNLVIAAILVVLTSIVILGGIKRISTIASKLVPAMVVLYFGLVLIILGINYTEVPKYLQLIITDAFSADFIKGDAFLGGMLGALILLGIRRGAFSNEAGIGTAPMAHGAAKTAEPVREGLVAMLGPAIDTLVICTLTALAILVTGVWQTTSDNGVTLTASAFEDAMPGIGQYALMICVFIFSISSLFSYSYYGSKCMSFLFGAKHKHYYNYFYILSIILAATTDFRTMINLIDGVFALMAIPTMTATLIMAPRVVKEIKAYKNRLKKV; from the coding sequence ATGAAATCCATTGACCATATCATTTCAGAATTCTCATCTTTAGCTTGGGGATTGCCGCTATTGATCTTATTGATTGGTGGTGGTTTATACCTTTTGGTAAGATCCAGATTTTTACCTTTCACATTCTTTGGTCATGCACTGAGAGTCTTAAGAGGTAAATATGATGATCCCAATGACCCTGGGGAAATTTCTCATTTTAAGGCCTTAACCACAGCTTTGTCTTCTACTATTGGTATGGGTAATATTGCGGGAGTGGCATTGGCAATTTCTGTGGGCGGACCAGGCGCCATGTTTTGGATGTGGGTTAGTGCTATTGTAGGAATGAGTACTAAGTTCTTTACATCCACTCTAGCAATTATGTATCGAGGCAAGGATAGTAATGGCGAATTACAGGGCGGACCCATGTATTTTATTGTTGAAGGTCTAGGAAAACAGTGGAAGCCACTGGCGATCATGTTTAGTGTCTTTGGGATGTTGGGCGCATTACCTGTGGTAAACGTTAATCAACTGAAACAAGCAGTCAATGATATTCTTTTGGTGCCTAATGGTATTGAAGTTAGCCTCTATACTAACTTGGTCATTGCAGCTATTTTGGTCGTTTTGACCTCTATAGTCATTTTAGGAGGCATCAAGCGTATTAGTACGATAGCTTCAAAACTGGTTCCTGCCATGGTGGTTTTATATTTTGGTTTGGTACTCATTATTCTTGGTATTAATTATACCGAAGTACCCAAATACCTGCAGTTGATCATTACCGATGCCTTTTCGGCCGATTTCATTAAGGGAGACGCCTTTTTAGGCGGAATGCTAGGTGCACTTATCTTATTAGGGATACGTCGTGGTGCGTTCTCAAATGAAGCTGGTATTGGCACGGCACCTATGGCACACGGTGCAGCAAAGACGGCAGAACCAGTTAGGGAAGGGTTGGTAGCCATGTTAGGCCCTGCTATAGATACGCTGGTGATTTGCACGCTAACGGCCTTAGCTATTTTAGTCACGGGGGTTTGGCAAACCACTTCAGATAACGGTGTTACCTTAACAGCTTCTGCTTTTGAAGACGCCATGCCAGGTATTGGTCAATACGCATTAATGATTTGCGTTTTCATATTCAGTATCTCATCGTTGTTCTCTTATTCATATTATGGCTCTAAATGCATGTCTTTTTTATTTGGCGCAAAACACAAGCATTATTACAATTATTTTTACATACTGAGCATCATATTGGCAGCAACCACCGATTTTAGGACCATGATCAATCTTATTGACGGCGTTTTTGCGCTCATGGCAATCCCTACAATGACGGCTACATTAATTATGGCCCCAAGAGTCGTTAAAGAAATTAAGGCCTATAAAAATAGATTAAAAAAAGTTTGA
- a CDS encoding heparan-alpha-glucosaminide N-acetyltransferase domain-containing protein translates to MKTDRLFFIDAVRAFAILMMLQGHFIDTLLNPIYRDNTNTAYQIWSYFRGITAPTFFTISGLVFLYLLLKAKAKQNDNSRIKKGLYRGLLLLVIGYALRMDIFSWLKGRFYNYFLVVDVLQCIGLSLIMLIGCYVLFRNHPKILSFVLVVLGLFCFITEPLYRNLHLDYLPKFFANYMTKANGSIFTILPWFGFTAFGGFLATLFFNHLHKAKFRLFTIIAFFVSGFLLLNYSSWFLIQLYELTNIQLLKDVAFYNYLFMRFGNVLLLLGLFYAAEPYLKHKLISKIGQKTLSIYVIHFIIIFGSFTGLGLKHFYNQSLDPLEAVIGAILFMIVVCMIAFYYVKTNAFLYKMVRKLLKRINIQSQ, encoded by the coding sequence TTGAAAACCGACCGCCTTTTTTTTATAGATGCAGTTAGGGCATTTGCTATTTTAATGATGCTACAAGGGCATTTTATAGATACTCTATTAAACCCAATATATAGAGACAACACCAACACGGCCTATCAAATTTGGTCCTATTTTAGGGGGATCACTGCCCCTACATTTTTTACCATATCAGGATTGGTGTTCTTATACCTGTTATTAAAGGCAAAAGCAAAGCAAAACGATAACAGCAGAATCAAAAAAGGGCTATATCGAGGGTTATTGCTCTTAGTTATTGGTTATGCGCTACGCATGGATATTTTTAGTTGGCTTAAAGGCCGTTTTTATAATTACTTTTTAGTTGTTGATGTATTACAATGTATTGGGTTATCACTCATTATGCTTATTGGCTGTTATGTGCTTTTTAGAAACCATCCCAAAATACTCTCTTTCGTATTAGTGGTTTTAGGACTCTTTTGCTTTATTACAGAACCTTTATACCGTAATTTACATTTAGACTACCTGCCAAAGTTCTTTGCCAACTACATGACCAAAGCCAATGGATCAATTTTCACTATTCTTCCTTGGTTCGGATTTACGGCATTTGGAGGGTTTTTAGCGACACTCTTTTTTAATCATCTGCATAAAGCAAAATTTCGATTGTTCACTATAATAGCCTTCTTCGTTTCTGGCTTTTTGCTACTCAACTACTCCTCATGGTTCTTAATACAACTTTATGAGCTTACAAATATCCAATTACTTAAGGACGTTGCTTTCTATAATTATCTTTTTATGCGCTTCGGAAATGTGCTACTATTATTAGGATTGTTCTATGCTGCCGAACCTTATTTAAAACATAAACTGATTAGTAAGATCGGACAAAAAACACTTTCCATTTATGTCATTCATTTTATCATCATTTTTGGGAGTTTTACAGGTTTGGGGCTAAAGCATTTTTACAATCAATCTTTAGATCCATTAGAAGCCGTGATTGGTGCCATTCTATTTATGATTGTTGTTTGTATGATCGCATTTTATTATGTGAAAACGAATGCTTTTTTATATAAAATGGTTAGAAAATTATTGAAACGGATTAACATTCAATCTCAATGA
- a CDS encoding DUF2914 domain-containing protein, with amino-acid sequence MKRALVRYRNSAFRKFVVKHQKYAPILFFIGGFIFDTLTLGRIDRTYDIFVLCLHMTSLTITLYLFNLMDDGKWVGTFIGRFEVYFPLAIQFFFGGLSSAYVIYFSRTVSLSKTMSFFIILVLLLVANEFLKKRISNKYLQFTVYFFISFTFFTFMIPVLFKDMNTTIFVISGLVSLGCTLTLITFIYASSPSTRAEINLSKLITMVLGIYLTINIFYYFKLIPPVPLALETGLVAHNVQKTNGKYLVTYEKDEWYIFWRAHQIKFRRHADESVYIFSSVFAPTDLKKQIYHRWQWYDPQTEVWQITEDIGFDVTGGRDGGFRGYTYKNNVKEGLWKVEIITEEELVIGVVDFEIVSTETIPQKGVVTKSF; translated from the coding sequence ATGAAACGAGCTCTGGTAAGATATAGAAATAGCGCTTTTAGAAAGTTTGTAGTTAAGCATCAAAAGTATGCCCCAATACTCTTTTTTATTGGTGGTTTTATTTTTGATACGTTAACCTTAGGTCGTATTGATCGTACCTATGACATTTTTGTGCTTTGCTTGCACATGACGTCGTTAACAATTACACTTTATCTTTTTAACTTAATGGATGATGGTAAATGGGTTGGTACGTTTATAGGACGCTTTGAAGTTTATTTCCCGCTGGCCATTCAGTTCTTTTTTGGAGGACTCTCAAGTGCATATGTTATTTATTTCTCTAGAACAGTCTCGCTTTCCAAAACCATGTCCTTCTTTATTATATTGGTTTTACTATTAGTAGCCAACGAATTTCTTAAGAAGCGAATCTCAAACAAGTACCTACAGTTCACTGTTTATTTCTTTATCAGTTTTACCTTCTTCACGTTTATGATCCCAGTCCTATTTAAGGACATGAACACTACTATTTTTGTCATTTCGGGATTAGTGAGCTTAGGCTGTACCCTAACGCTCATTACGTTTATTTATGCCTCTAGCCCGAGTACTAGAGCCGAAATAAACCTTAGTAAACTTATTACTATGGTTCTCGGCATATATCTAACTATCAATATCTTTTATTATTTTAAACTTATTCCGCCAGTACCTTTAGCTTTAGAAACGGGCTTGGTAGCGCATAATGTTCAAAAAACCAATGGCAAGTATTTGGTGACTTACGAAAAAGACGAATGGTATATCTTTTGGCGCGCACATCAAATCAAATTTCGTCGACACGCAGATGAAAGTGTTTATATTTTTTCCTCGGTATTTGCACCTACCGATTTAAAAAAGCAAATCTATCACCGTTGGCAGTGGTACGATCCTCAAACTGAAGTTTGGCAGATTACCGAAGATATTGGCTTTGATGTTACAGGCGGTCGAGATGGAGGTTTTAGAGGTTACACCTATAAGAATAACGTTAAAGAAGGACTCTGGAAAGTCGAAATTATTACCGAAGAAGAATTAGTCATTGGTGTGGTTGATTTCGAAATAGTATCTACAGAGACCATACCTCAAAAAGGTGTGGTCACAAAATCCTTTTAA
- a CDS encoding DUF2279 domain-containing protein: MKIFVFVLGLSFMTLLSYQAQSQIQNVLKPSDTLNSTRLQTVVIAEASLAAVTLVGLDQLWYADYKRSSFKTIDDSSEWLQMDKLGHVFSSYQLGRLGANVMNWTGSGKKSQLLYGSTLGFSFLTAVEIFDGFSEEWGFSWTDMAANAAGTGLYVGQELLWDEQRITMKYSFHSTRFASQRPDKLGKGFSEEFLKDYNGQTYWLSANVHSFLKSSKIPKWINVAVGYGAEGMLTGNDENLNGRFPNQNRQRHFYLSLDMDLSRIETNSHLLKTIFDVLNVIKVPFPTLDFNGKNGIKLHYIYF, encoded by the coding sequence ATGAAAATTTTTGTATTTGTGCTAGGGCTTTCTTTTATGACATTATTGTCATATCAAGCCCAGTCTCAAATACAAAACGTTTTAAAGCCGAGTGATACTTTAAACAGCACAAGATTACAGACAGTGGTGATTGCAGAGGCCTCATTGGCCGCAGTTACCTTAGTGGGCTTAGATCAACTATGGTATGCTGATTATAAAAGATCTTCCTTTAAAACCATAGACGACTCCAGCGAGTGGTTGCAGATGGATAAACTAGGACATGTCTTTTCTTCTTATCAATTGGGAAGGTTAGGAGCCAACGTAATGAATTGGACAGGAAGCGGTAAAAAGAGTCAACTACTATATGGTTCTACTTTAGGCTTCAGTTTTTTAACCGCTGTAGAGATTTTTGATGGATTTTCAGAAGAATGGGGGTTTTCTTGGACAGATATGGCGGCCAATGCAGCTGGAACCGGACTTTATGTTGGGCAAGAACTTTTATGGGATGAACAGCGCATTACTATGAAATATTCATTTCACAGTACCCGATTTGCCAGTCAACGTCCTGATAAATTGGGCAAGGGATTTTCAGAAGAATTTTTAAAGGATTATAACGGCCAGACTTATTGGTTGAGCGCCAATGTGCATTCTTTTTTGAAGTCATCTAAGATTCCAAAATGGATCAATGTTGCAGTTGGATATGGGGCAGAAGGCATGTTAACGGGTAACGACGAGAATTTAAACGGTAGGTTTCCTAATCAAAATAGGCAGCGTCATTTTTACTTAAGTCTGGACATGGATCTATCTCGAATAGAAACAAATTCTCACCTTTTGAAAACAATTTTTGACGTTTTGAACGTGATAAAAGTGCCATTTCCGACCTTGGATTTCAACGGAAAAAACGGCATAAAACTACACTACATCTACTTTTAA